From the Kogia breviceps isolate mKogBre1 chromosome 10, mKogBre1 haplotype 1, whole genome shotgun sequence genome, the window GGCCCGGCTGCCAGCAGTAACCATGACCCTGGGTGCTGTGAGGGCGTCTGCCGGGCATGCTGCCCAGGGCTGGCCGTGGCTGCAGTGACACTTTCTCCTGCAGGTGAACGTGGGCTTCTGCGTCTTATGCATTATTGTGATGGCTACCACCAATTCTCTGATGTGGACGTTCTTTAGccggggcctcagtttctccatgtcTTCAGCCATTGCATCTGTCACGGTGACTTTTTCAAATATCCTCAGCTCGGTGAGTAGCCTGAGCGTACAGTTCCTCTGTCCCAAACCTGGGTTCCGGGAGGGTTCTGGGTGGGTTGTCCTTGGGCAACCCCTGCTTTCCCACATAGGAGAAGGGCCAGGAACTGAAGCAGAGGTTGGGCTGTGTCTTGACTCCCAGTGGCTGCTCCTCTAATCTCTGACTTGGAGGAATTCTCAAGTTAGTTGGGGATGAAGTCCAACTGTCAAAAGCCTACTTGCTGCTCCTCAGGGCTCTATGAACTCAGGCAGGAGATGTGGAGGGTCGAGGTTCTTCTCTCCCTGGTGGGGCTGAGCCGGTCAGCCCTGCAGTCCAGGCAGGGAGGACTTGGTGGACCAGCTGTGTGCTGGGCCTGGCTGCCGGCCTCTGCCGGGCTTTCTCGTGCACTTTGCTGGGTCCGATGCTGTGAGGAGGTACCCTCCCCACTTCTCCAGGTGAGATCTGCTGAAGGTAACAGATGGCTTTCGGGCCCAAGACTTCCAGCTCCAGACATTTCCTCCCGCCCTAGGAGGGCGCTCAGCCACAGGGGAGTCAGGCGGTGCCCACCCACCGTGGTCGCATCCTGCGGGCACGTGCCTGCCCAGCCTCACAGCTGTCTCTGTCCTGCAGGCCTTCCTGGGTTTTGTGTTGTATGGAGAGTGCCAGGAGGTCTTGTGGTGGGGAGGAGTCTTGCTCATCCTCTGCGGACTCACCCTGATCCACAGGGAGCTCCCACCCCTCAGGAAGGCTCTTCCACACAAGCAGCAGTAGCACCAGCGGGCTGGGCGGACCCGCTGGAAAGACAGTGATGGCGGCTCAGGCTCGGGTTGGCGTGTGGGGACCGCTTCTCAGGGCGATCTGGGTGTGCAGCCTTCTGACCCTCGGCCACAGGGAGATGCTTCCCAGGGAACCAGGCCTGTGACCGAGCAGCCTTGCGGGTGGACAGCTCCGGCTTCTGTCAGGGGAAGTACACCGCAGCAGTGTTCTGCCCGAAGCCTTCTCGGTCCGTCTGCTCGGTGCTGCTGATTCTCACGCTCCACAACCCACCCGGTGAGCCACGGCAggtgggggagaccctggggttGGTGGGCTTCCTGTATGGACTTGAAACCATGCTGTAACTGCAGTCCTGTTGCCTAACAAAGGCCAGGCATGGAATTTTGGCATCAGTGACTGGTGGGGCTTTCGACAACTTCACACTGATATGTCAGGCCGTCAGCATCATGCTTCTGGATTatggcaagagaaggaaaattagatcaataaatactttttttgtaAGTTAAAACTGCCAGGTGTGGAATCTTAattctttcctactttttttcctttcctaattttttggAGTAAGAGCAACCAGGGTGAGCTGCAATTCCTGGAGGAGGAGTTGAAACTCCTCTCCCCGCTTCCAGGCGTGGGGCTTGACTGCTCTCTGCCTGCCTGCGTGCTTCCTTCCTGACTTCATCCAGGCTGGTGCTCTTCAAATTCAGGAGCATCTGTCCATTCTCTTGGTACCGAGGAGAAAAGCTTGACCTCACTTTGGGGGCccagttttattttacttatcagGAAAGGAAACTGGCCCAGAGGTTGCTCCCACCCCCTCATGTTACCTCTTCGGTCCTTTGGTCCCGTGACTTTTTTGTCTCTTACGCCATGTGAATCTAATTCCTAGTTCCAAACAGTCTGTTTGCTGCCTGCACCCTCTCCCCGTGCATAGCTTCAAGTGCGATGCTCAGCTGCTCCAGTTCCCCAGGGCTCCCCTGACTGTCTGAGAGCCCCCTCAGCTCTCCGGAGCCTGACTGCCGGCCCCCGGTCTCCTTCCACATCCCCTGCGGGAGAGAGGGCCTTCTTAGCCACGAGGCTGGGGGAGAGAAGGGTCGTGTCCAGctggcccctcctccccacacacaTAGCACCTTCACTGCTCTCCTCCATTACTCGTGGCAGTTGCCGGATGCTCTCCAGAGCTGTTCTGTGACTCCCAGTGACTTCGCTGTGGCCCAGCCCCCTCTCCAGCTGCTCCCttgctgcctccttccctcccctactcaCCGTGCCTGAGCCACCCACACGTCTGCATCTCAGCAGTTCTCGAGGCCAGCACGGCCAGTCGTGCCTCCATGCTTTTGTGCCTGCTTTTCCCTTTGCCTTGgattccctcccccttcccccgtCCCTGGAAAACTCCTCCTTCATATTCAACAGGACACAATTTGCTGTGCTTTCTGAGCTCCCACAAGGGCCAAGGCCAAGCTGTGATTCACAGAATGGTAATTGACTAGCCCCACTTTGACACATTGAAGCCTCCCAGCCTCACTGGGAAGGGAGGTCCTCTTGTTACTctcattttagaggtgaggaaactaaggctcagaggggttgggtcatttgcccaaggtcacacagctaatgaatgCCCAAATCACTGTGTGACTCCAGGGTTTGGCTCTTAATCCATATAAGCATGCTGCCTCCCCCTTCAACACATTAAAGCCCCAGAGAGGTCCTATGGACGAGGAGCCTGTTTGCCAGTGTCTAATGGCGCTCCCCAAGTCTCACCTCCTACCCCTCTGAAGATGATGCTCCATGGAACACTCTTCACAACTCCGTGATCAAATCTGACCCCATTATTCTACCTGTGAGGAAGATGAAGACCATTCAAGGCTCTGCAGGGTGTGGTCACATATGTGAGTCAAACACCCTGCCAAGGCCAGACGTGAAGGCTGCTGAGAGCTGGTGGCTGGGCCTCCCTGAGCAGTTCACGAATAGGGCAAGAAGAAGTCAATCTTGGAGCAGACGTTGTCCTGAGGGGACCCAGTCTGCCATCCAGACGCCTGCTGGATACATAAAGATGCTTGGTGCTGACCCAGACCCTCTCACTCTCTGCAGGAGGCCACGGGACACAATGAGATGTTTGTCTAAGAGGAAGGTTTGTCATTTTTCAAAAAGCAGAGAGATACGTGTCTCCATCTAAGAAGATGAGGAAGTGTTCACTGTGTCTCTTTACTCATTTCAGAGGTATCATATCTTGATAAGAGAATGAACTGTGTATCTgaatttgtctttctggtgtgcaccCTGGATGATGGGTTGGAGTTTGTTTGCTCTGGAGCTGGCAATTTGACGTCCAGGTTCAACAGTCAATGGCCTGATAGGTcagtgttactatttttttttctggttttaaaattttacttatttcttttttaatgtgtataattcagtattttgttactatattcacaaagttttcaaccatcaccactgtctaattccagaacatcttatcaccacaaaaagaaactcccacacccattagcagtcactctccatgcCACGGTACCCCCAGCCCGCTGTCAATCAaatctgctttctgcctctatggatttgcctattctggacatatCATAGgcatagaatcatacagtatatggccttttgtgtctggcttctttcactgagcataatattttaaaggtgcatccatgttgtaacatgtatcggtactttatttctttttatgactgaatactGTTCCATTGTGTGCa encodes:
- the LOC131764133 gene encoding transmembrane protein 42-like, whose product is MDSHLTSAQRHVAGKMAKYGSSLRLFQVNVGFCVLCIIVMATTNSLMWTFFSRGLSFSMSSAIASVTVTFSNILSSAFLGFVLYGECQEVLWWGGVLLILCGLTLIHRELPPLRKALPHKQQ